Genomic window (Daucus carota subsp. sativus chromosome 5, DH1 v3.0, whole genome shotgun sequence):
TCGATTTatacattattattttgaaatatttgttggGTTTCGAACTTTCAATTTACATTGTAAGTTTTTTATGAGGCATTGGGGATAGCTACTATTTATGTGCGCCCCTCTAGGTTTCTCTTAAGATTGTGATTGACTTTGAAACTAGGTTTTTTTGGGAGCTTCTTCTGTTAACAATGGGAACAATATGAGTAGGAATGTTGCATTAGTTATTCAAGATTCTTTTGCCTTTTGTGTTGGTGTTCACTTTCTATCTGTGGATATCCTATAGTTTTAATCACAGTGTATTGACACACGGTACCATATTTACAGATTAGTGAAGCCAATATGGCATCTCGGAATCAACACGAGAGGATTGAAGAACTCGAAGCACAGGTTAGGGAAGCGGAGGATATAGTGAGGCAGCTCAGAGAAGAGCTGAGATGTGTGCGAGATCAGCATAAGAGGGTGAGTACGAAGGACCTGCAACACGCTGGCAAACAGCTGGATGATAAGGCTCCTCCAGAAGAAGCAATGGTGTATAATAGACAGTTGCAGTCTGTTCTGTGCAATCCCTTAGAATCAGCGACAGATTCTCTGGTAGGTTCTGACAAGGAAAATTTATATCCACATCACAGGACCCCATTCGGTAAGTGCACCAGCGAAGCAATTCAGATGTGGAGTTTGTATGGCCCCATGCCTGAATTACCTTCCATACTACAGAGAAGCAAGGAGCACAGATTATACAAAAGTAGGTGCGCACACTGCATTGAAGCGAAGATGCCAACCAAGCATACACAAGCACTGTGCAAAGACGATTGTATTTGCTGTTTCTATGAAATTCATACTACTGACTTGATACTAAAAGCTGCTAAAAGTGCTACCAACACCATGTACAAGAAGAAAAAACCCGCCTCAAGCAAGAAGATTCCCGAAAGATTGTTCCAAAAGGTACATGAGATTCGTGGTGTACCTGATGAATCAGAGTCTGCTACTAAATCAGTAGGAAGAAGGGCTAAGCCTATTGAAGGTCCTATTTTACCAAAAGGTCCTTCTAGGGAATGTTCTAAGATTCAAGTATGCACACAAAACGTCATCAAGGTTAGCCAGCCTACTCCGCCACCTGATCTCAACAGTAATGGGACAAGTGATCAAGCTTCTTCTCTGCAACATTTCAGATACACATACCAAAGGAAGCGGAAGAGAGAAACTCGAGACATAATTTCTGATGGAAATCTCTGCTGAGAAACCATACTCGGGAGAAATAAGGAAAAACAAAATATGAGCAGGCAAGAGTGGTTTGGTAGCTCATCTCCGAATCTTAGGCTGGGAATAACACACAAAGATATATAGACAATATTCAAGAAATGTATTGTCCTGTCCTCATACACAAACTTGATTCGGTCAAATTGAATTCACAATTTAATCTAGTGAACTAATAATATCCATATAATTACTTGTTattgtaattaatttgtttCTTGGCCGgtgaatattaattttggttaaactctgatccaaaaTAGTATGTTGTAGACATTATGATGGTAGGACGAGAACCACAATAACAATGGAAACTCAATCTAGTTGGACCAGAAGACTtaaagagaagaaagaagaaaaactAGATGTGTTCATCATAGAGGTGCACCTTCAGATTTATGTAACTCACCCTGACATTGTGGACAACTATAACACCACCATTTCTGATCGGCTTCAATATTTGTAATCTTGacgaaacaaatatatttgaGCTAAAATATCCCGATGCAACATTTGGTTTTAAGTATAGGAAAATCATTAAAGTCACTTGTgtaaataaaatgatacctctTCTTTGACAATGCTGGTCTTCCTATAAAGCATTGACAATGTTATGTGATTTGAATTACAGGGGTTGGTGGAGAAGACAATGGTGCAGAACCAATCTATTCTACAACATCGGTTTAGCCCTCTTTCTTGAGTttgaaataaagaaataaaaatacaaaatttgaaaccaatgctctaaaaatatttatttttcaggtTGGTGTATTCGGCTGTCACAAACCTGTTCCTCATTAATCTAACAGCATCGTCATTCAAATTGAGGTATATTTTTGAAGCTGGTAGAGTGTTAAGTTAGGCCGTATCTAAATTTTGTCtctcaatatatttttgttagttgACACATTATCTTTATAGGTTTTCATTTTGATAGAAGTCAAGATGACGATTATAGGAAGTTCTGCCGAGACAGTAACCACATGAGAGTACCttgtaaaatttgttttttaaatatcaGAATGCATGGATGATGTTATTCAATTTcttcaaatttataataaactattaaattagaaaatattgtaagtccaaataatatataaccTTCCATGAGTAATACGAAATTTTACAATATTCTGATCTCCGTACATAGTTTTGATATCCCTGTCATTTTCAAACTGTTCTATGGCACCGATGACATCTgtaattaaagaaaaagatgGTAGAAAACATATAACATCTTAATAGAGGGCAAATGATTATTCAATTTGATATTGTAAAATCTATCTATCTATTTATATACTAAATCCATATACTAAATCGCTCAACCTGTAGAGAAAGACTGTTTTTTCTCTTGCTCGTACTGGGTTGCAACGCGTATTATATAAATCACCGAGATCAACAAATTCAAACTTGTGATTTGCAATCATAAAGTCATCACCCAGAATCTTCTGGACCGTATAGTAGagttttaaaagttaattattattgttgcacTTGTCCGCCTCATAGTACTAGTGGCTTCTTTGGTGTAGAAGTTGAATATTAGGTAAATACCACCTTCTTTGATATCCTTTCCGATTGGTTTTCAGTTGTTGGGAAATACGAAAGAATGCACGTGAGAATTCTACatgatgaaaaaaataaattaatgaacAAATTTTCTACAATTCATCAATAACAAATTTATGTCGTGATTCTgcaaattaaaaaaacttaCATTCTCATAAAAAAGAATGAGGTTATAGCCTTTCAAATTCTGTCCAGGTTCACAAGTTGACTAGATGTTGAAGCCCACATGCGTGTAACACGAACCTTGATCCTCCATGTTGTCCGAGATGTATCTATAGAAGACGGTTGATCAAATATTTGGTCAAGCTATCtacaataataaaatgatgcagagaaataaaaaatgaaccCTTGTTTTGCCTCAGGTAGAAAATATTGCTTGGTTAAAATACTAACActcatatgaatatatattacatgaaGAAACGATAAttaatgttattatattttgatcCCATTGACGTATTTGAAGgcattatcaaaatttatagaAAATACTTCATATTATCACTAAATACAGTATTTTGATCCCATTGACGTATTTCAAGGCATTATCACTATATACAGTATAATTTGTCAGATGAATTTATATAGTAAGATAATAGCTAAAAATAATCTTGTatgaaaaacataaataaataattgctTATTTATACAataagataaaaaatatatcgaCTTTATTAAAAAagtgttaatatttattatattcatcatatatacaatgaagtagagaatataaaatttgattcctTCTTTAgcaatatatttggtttatatttcttttttatctttctattatagttataattcactTATAGAAAATAAGAATACAATGTATGTGattgtatttttcttttttatcagtATTTTACTATTTAAGTTATGTCTCTTTTATAGAAAATAATAGCATTCTTGCAATAATAAATTCTTTGTTAAGATGCTATTTCACACTATGGATAGTTTAAATAGGGATCAATAGAATACATCAAATCTCCTCAAAACCAATCTCACTTTTCCCTGTTCCCAAAATTTAAACCTAAAAAATCACAGACGTTTCTTCTTAATCGCATATGGACTCAGACCAGGTAATGAAAACTGGCAACCCCAATACTAGAGCCTTGCCCTAATTTCGAAACTGTGTTACTACCAGAAGCACCATCTCCAAGAACTACCCCACCTGATTTGTTtttgtggttttttttttttgtgtattttgtgattctttaatattaaaaaatcgaCCTTTTTAATGGGTTTGATCTGATTTTCTATCTAGAAACTCCACTGTTGTTCAAATAATTGTATATGCCTGTTTGGTTGATATTTTGATGGTTTGATttgtctttttattttttattttgcagACACTTCTGGCCTTGCAAAACACTTATGCTGATGGGTTCTTGAATACATCTAACCAAGAAGCTGCGAAAGTACTGGCTGCAGAGAGAAAAGCTCAACAACTTGAGCAAGAACTGCAAGTTACAAAAGATAAATCGGCTCAAATGATGAGTAGGCTGAATAAAATGTTGGATGATAaggtatttttcttaatttggtTTTTACATATTGCTATATGTCTGTGCttgaaaatgtttttttttgagaTATAACTTCTTGCTCAAATGTGTGTGCGTTTATTGATTGTTTTTTATTATGGAATTTTAGAACTTTTGTAATACAATCAAATTATTGTTTTGGTAGAAAGATACCGGTGTACAATCACCAGGTTTCTCGGTCTCTCTTTCACGGCACACAGGCACATTTTGTGATATATCGATTTatacattattattttgaaatatttgttggGTTTCGAACTTTCAATTTACATTGTAAGTTTTTTATGAGGCATTGGGGATAGCTACTATTTATGTGCGCCCCTCTAGGTTTCTCTTAAGATTGTGATTGACTTTGAAACTAGGTTTTTTTGGGAGCTTCTTCTGTTAACAATGGGAACAATATGAGTAGGAATGTTGCATTAGTTATTCAAGATTCTTTTGCCTTTTGTGTTGGTGTTCACTTTCTATCTGTGGATATCCTATAGTTTTAATCACAGTGTATTGACACACGGTACCATATTTACAGATTAGTGAAGCCAATATGGCATCTCGGAATCAACACGAGAGGATTGAAGAACTCGAAGCACAGGTTAGGGAAGCGGAGGATATAGTGAGGCAGCTCAGAGAAGAGCTGAGATGTGTGCGAGATCAGCATAAGAGGGTGAGTACGAAGGACCTGCAACACGCTGGCAAACAGCTGGATGATAAGGCTCCTCCAGAAGAAGCAATGGTGTATAATAGACAGTTGCAGTCTGTTCTGTGCAATCCCTTAGAATCAGCGACAGATTCTCTGGTAGGTTCTGACAAGGAAAATTTATATCCACATCACAGGACCCCATTCGGTAAGTGCACCAGCGAAGCAATTCAGATGTGGAGTTTGTATGGCCCCATGCCTGAATTACCTTCCATACTACAGAGAAGCAAGGAGCACAGATTATACAAAAGTAGGTGCGCACACTGCATTGAAGCGAAGATGCCAACCAAGCATACACAAGCACTGTGCAAAGACGATTGTATTTGCTGTCTCTATGAAATTCATACTACTGACTTGATACTAAAAGCTGCTAAAAGTGCTACCAACACCATGTACAAGAAGAAAAAACCCGCCTCAAGCAAGAAGATTCCCGAAAGATTGTTCCAAAAGGTACATGAGAGTCGTGGTGTACCTGATGAATCAGAGTCTGCTACTAAATCAGTAGGAGGAAGGGCTAAGCCTATTGAAGGTCCTATTTTACCAAAAGGTCCTTCTAGGGAATGTTCTAAGATTCAAGTATGCACACAAAACGTCATCAAGGTTAGCCAGCCTACTCCGCCACCTGATCTCAACAGTAATGGGACAAGTGCTCAAGCTTCTTCTCTGCAACATTTCAGATACACATACCAAAGGAAGCGGAAGAGAGAAACTCGAGACATAATTTCTGATGGAAATCTCTGCTGAGAAACCATACTCGGGAGAAATAAGGAAAAACAAAATATGAGCAGAGCAAGAGTGGTTTGGTAGCTCATCTCCAAATCTTAGGCTGGGAATAACACACAAAGATATATAGACAATATTCAAGAAATGTATTGTCCTGTCCTCATACACAAACTTGATTCGGTCAAATTGAATTCACAATTTAATCCAGTGAACTAATAATATCCATATTACTTGTTattgtaattaatttgtttCTTGGCCGgtgaatattaattttggttAAATTCTGATCCAAAATAGTATGTTGTAGACATTATGATGGTAGGACGAGAACCACAATAACAATGGAAACTCAATCTAGTTGGACCAGAAGACttaaagaagaaagaagaaaaactAGATGTGTTCATGATAGAGGTGCAccttcttttatttttgaatctATTATCTGTTGTTCATctctttataaaaatttgaggtaattaaaaaatttgattgcTTATGTAATTTAAAAAGTACAGTTTTATTATTACCAATCTATATTTATGTCTATAACTCTAATAGACATAAATTAAAGAAATGGTTAGGGATGTATGTTAGATTACAAACCGCAGCATGATAATTGTAACTAATTATGTAACTGACCAATGAATAACATTCACATGAATTATGAATTATTTGTtggaattatattctataatcTAAActtggaataaataaattagtataaTCACTAATTGTTTTATTAATAGAGGATAAGTTAGAGAAATTGTTGGAGAGTATTGGATTAGTAATGAGTGTTTTTAGGATCATGGAGCAGTAGAGTTTATCGAGGAGTTTAGTTTTTGGTGGACACTAGTTAGTTGCTATCATTTTGTTGGGTAgcctttatatattatgtgtcaTCTCTTTTAATATATCAGGAGAAATATAATGTAGTCTTTGGAG
Coding sequences:
- the LOC135152675 gene encoding uncharacterized protein LOC135152675 is translated as MDSDQTLLALQNTYADGFLNTSNQAAAKVLAAERKAQQLEQELQVTKDKSAQMMSRLNKMLDDKVFLGASSVNNGNNMSRNVALVIQDSFAFCISEANMASRNQHERIEELEAQVREAEDIVRQLREELRCVRDQHKRVSTKDLQHAGKQLDDKAPPEEAMVYNRQLQSVLCNPLESATDSLVGSDKENLYPHHRTPFGKCTSEAIQMWSLYGPMPELPSILQRSKEHRLYKSRCAHCIEAKMPTKHTQALCKDDCICCFYEIHTTDLILKAAKSATNTMYKKKKPASSKKIPERLFQKVHEIRGVPDESESATKSVGRRAKPIEGPILPKGPSRECSKIQVCTQNVIKVSQPTPPPDLNSNGTSDQASSLQHFRYTYQRKRKRETRDIISDGNLC
- the LOC135152676 gene encoding uncharacterized protein LOC135152676; translated protein: MDSDQTLLALQNTYADGFLNTSNQEAAKVLAAERKAQQLEQELQVTKDKSAQMMSRLNKMLDDKVFLGASSVNNGNNMSRNVALVIQDSFAFCISEANMASRNQHERIEELEAQVREAEDIVRQLREELRCVRDQHKRVSTKDLQHAGKQLDDKAPPEEAMVYNRQLQSVLCNPLESATDSLVGSDKENLYPHHRTPFGKCTSEAIQMWSLYGPMPELPSILQRSKEHRLYKSRCAHCIEAKMPTKHTQALCKDDCICCLYEIHTTDLILKAAKSATNTMYKKKKPASSKKIPERLFQKVHESRGVPDESESATKSVGGRAKPIEGPILPKGPSRECSKIQVCTQNVIKVSQPTPPPDLNSNGTSAQASSLQHFRYTYQRKRKRETRDIISDGNLC